The proteins below are encoded in one region of Kazachstania africana CBS 2517 chromosome 6, complete genome:
- the DPI8 gene encoding Dpi8p (similar to Saccharomyces cerevisiae YJL133C-A; ancestral locus Anc_1.218), which produces MISQATKRLAQVKLSPSRIVRAKNSAAFKKTAGNSFGSFKEYRETAKTYGPLSASIASKRNLTHC; this is translated from the coding sequence ATGATTTCTCAAGCAACAAAGAGACTGGCACAGGTGAAACTATCTCCTTCGAGAATAGTGAGAGCCAAGAACAGCGCCGCTTTTAAGAAGACAGCGGGTAACTCGTTTGGTTCTTTCAAAGAGTATAGAGAAACTGCAAAGACTTATGGGCCATTAAGCGCATCGATTGCTTCAAAACGTAACTTAACGCATTGTTaa
- the MRS3 gene encoding Fe(2+) transporter (similar to Saccharomyces cerevisiae MRS3 (YJL133W) and MRS4 (YKR052C); ancestral locus Anc_1.219), translated as MSVDNDNINYESLPEDSSLYAQLLAGAFAGIMEHSVMFPIDALKTRIQANHMSTKLLSQISKISASEGSFALWKGVQSVILGAGPAHAVYFGTYEFCKAHLIEKDKLHTHQPVKTAISGAMATIASDALLNPFDTIKQRMQLATRSKIWNTMKSIYKNEGFIAFYYSYPATIAMNIPFTALNFVVYESSIKLFNPTESYNPLIHCLSGGISGALAAATTTPLDVIKTTLQVRGSEKVQLQVLRKADTFNKAAVAIYKIYGWKGFLKGLKPRVIASIPATAISWTSYECAKHFLLPRHNGY; from the coding sequence ATGTCAGTCGACAATGACAATATCAACTACGAATCGCTACCTGAGGATTCCTCCTTATATGCACAGTTGTTGGCAGGTGCATTTGCAGGTATAATGGAACATTCCGTCATGTTTCCTATTGATGCTCTCAAGACACGAATACAAGCAAATCATATGTCAACGAAACTATTATCAcaaatttctaaaatttcagCATCTGAAGGCTCTTTTGCTCTTTGGAAAGGTGTACAGTCAGTCATATTGGGTGCTGGTCCTGCTCACGCCGTGTATTTCGGAACTTATGAGTTTTGTAAAGCTCATctaattgaaaaggataaaCTACATACTCATCAACCAGTCAAAACAGCCATTAGTGGGGCCATGGCAACTATAGCATCTGACGCATTATTAAACCCTTTTGATACTATAAAACAAAGAATGCAGTTGGCTACACGTTCCAAAATTTGGAACACAATGAAATctatttataaaaatgaaggaTTTATAGCTTTCTATTATTCATATCCAGCTACTATAGCAATGAACATTCCATTTACagcattgaattttgtCGTATACGaatcatcaataaaattattcaacCCAACAGAATCTTACAACCCTTTGATTCATTGTCTCAGTGGTGGTATAAGTGGTGCATTAGCTGCCGCAACAACAACCCCTCTAGACGTCATCAAGACCACTTTACAAGTTAGAGGTAGTGAAAAGGTACAGTTACAAGTTTTAAGGAAAGCTGACACTTTCAACAAAGCTGCTGTGgcaatatataaaatatatggATGGAAAGGTTTCTTGAAGGGCCTGAAACCAAGAGTCATTGCTAGCATTCCCGCAACGGCAATTTCTTGGACGTCTTACGAATGTGCCAAACATTTCTTATTACCACGTCATAATGGATATTAA
- the AIM23 gene encoding Aim23p (similar to Saccharomyces cerevisiae YJL131C; ancestral locus Anc_1.222) codes for MFPLLRRLPVRRIPWVGYSNFTTSYVLRSDTNDLLYEILNSKNQGKTNIQSYKGIQEKKRQYPKTKERKKRIVVNWSTGSDRAKEAANFVISDIFKLNYKGSIKVVNPATNRLEFVNIRDYAKGLDLTKHGLSIVNVDHAAKGVQVPLVKIVNSKIALKNYSNLLAQQKEEQLAELGFKKKTMDASKNDSSLKHVRVSWQITLDDLSKQKANEILSLLKRGNKVNLYLGDKDTSNSRDWMENFEHLEDAGKEMTHLPKREVERRDAILSKVWEIIDEYSISPIISGNTNSKMLIKLSPKPSILEKVDKRDLKEQKKRQRQEKLQQRIERKKQLIASN; via the coding sequence ATGTTTCCATTGCTACGAAGGCTGCCAGTGAGACGTATTCCATGGGTAGGTTATAGTAATTTTACCACAAGTTATGTGCTTAGATCTGATACCAATGACCTGCTATATGAAATCctaaattcaaagaatcaaGGGAAGACAAACATCCAATCCTATAAGGGCAtacaagagaagaagaggcAATATCCTAAAACTAAAGAGCGGAAGAAGAGAATTGTGGTTAATTGGAGTACTGGGTCAGATAGAGCAAAGGAAGCTGCGAATTTTGTGATTAGcgatatattcaaattgaattaTAAAGGAAGCATTAAAGTTGTGAATCCAGCGACGAATAGATTGGAATTCGTGAATATTCGAGATTACGCTAAAGGGTTAGATCTCACGAAACATGGATTAAGCATCGTAAATGTTGATCATGCAGCTAAGGGTGTCCAAGTGCCTCTAGTCAAAATAGtcaattccaaaattgcTCTTAAAAACTATTCGAATTTACTGGCTCAACAAAAAGAGGAACAATTAGCAGAACTTGGatttaaaaagaaaaccaTGGATGCAAGTAAAAATGACAGTTCTTTAAAGCATGTCAGAGTCTCGTGGCAAATAACGCTCGACGATCTTTCTAAACAGAAGGCCAATGAAATACTTTCGTTACTGAAAAGAGGAAATAAAGTTAATTTGTACTTGGGAGACAAGGACACGTCAAATTCCAGGGATTGgatggaaaattttgagcATTTAGAAGATGCTGGGAAAGAGATGACGCATCTTCCTAAGAGAGAAGTTGAACGAAGGGACGCTATATTAAGCAAAGTTTGGGAGataattgatgaatattCTATCAGTCCAATTATTTCTGGCAACACAAATTCTAAGATGCTGATAAAATTGAGTCCCAAACCCAGcattttggaaaaagtaGATAAGAGAGACCTAAAAGAGCAAAAGAAGCGTCAAAGGCAGGAGAAACTTCAGCAAAGAATCGAAAGGAAAAAACAACTCATAGCGAGCAATTGA
- the URA2 gene encoding bifunctional carbamoylphosphate synthetase/aspartate transcarbamylase (similar to Saccharomyces cerevisiae URA2 (YJL130C); ancestral locus Anc_1.223), with the protein MTSIIPTPPVTPALKSTGDRLITLELQDGTLLQGYSFGAEKSTAGELVFQTGMVGYPESVTDPSYEGQILVITYPLVGNYGVPDTSLEDEFVEGLPRYFESNRIHIAGLVISHYTEDYSHWLANSSLGQWLKREGVPAMYGVDTRNLTKHLRDCGSMLGRFALQKPNTDSIQATSVSWRNSFDIPEWINPNIENLVAKVSTAKPKLYLPPTDNKLVDLQKGPDGKVLRIVAIDVGMKYNQIRCFIKRGVELMVVPWDYDFTKEEYDGLFISNGPGDPSILHDLAARLQSVVESKKTPIFGICLGHQLLARATGAETTKIKFGNRGHNIPCTSTISGRCYITSQNHGYAVDVETLKDGWKPLFVNANDGTNEGIYHSKLPYFSVQFHPESTPGPRDTEFLFDVFIKAVKEYKENQILKPIEFPGGLLEDNIRANPRVEAKKVLVLGSGGLSIGQAGEFDYSGSQAIKALKEEGIYTILINPNIATIQTSKGLADKVYFLPVTAEFVRKVILHERPDAIYVTFGGQTALSVGIELKDEFEALGVKVLGTPIDTIITTEDRELFANAIDEINEKSAKSQAASSIDEALAAVKEIGFPVIVRAAYALGGLGSGFANNEEELIDLCNVAFASSPQVLVEKSMKGWKEVEYEVVRDAFDNCITVCNMENFDPLGIHTGDSIVVAPSQTLSDEEYNMLRTTAVNVIRHLGVVGECNIQYALNPFSKEYCIIEVNARLSRSSALASKATGYPLAYTAAKLGLNISLDKVKNAITRSTCACFEPSLDYCVVKMPRWDLKKFSRVSTQLSSSMKSVGEVMSIGRTFEEAIQKAIRSIEYSNFGFNETELEAEVDDELLNPSDLRIFAIANAFGKLGYSVEQVWEMTRIDKWFLTKLYDLIQFSKGVSRIGSIEELPAEVLKQAKQLGFDDRQVAKFLNSNEVAIRRLRKEFGITPFVKQIDTVAAEFPAHTNYLYMTYNASAHDVEFNDNGVMVLGSGVYRIGSSVEFDWCAVTAVRTLRANNFRTIMVNYNPETVSTDYDEADRLYFETINLERILDIYEAESSHGVVVSMGGQTSNNIAMSLHRENVKILGTSPDMIDSAENRYKFSRMLDQIGVDQPAWKELTSMDEAEKFAQKVGYPVLVRPSYVLSGAAMNTVYSKNDLESFLNQAVEVSRDYPVVITKYIENAKEIEMDAVARNGELVMHVVSEHVENAGVHSGDATLIVPPQDLAKETVDRIVVATAKIGKALKITGPYNIQFIAKDNEIKVIECNVRASRSFPFISKVVGVNLIELATKAIMGLPFDPYPVEKLPDDYVAVKVPQFSFSRLAGADPVLGVEMASTGEVATFGHSKYEAYLKSLLASGFKLPKKNILLSVGSFKEKQELLPSIQKLYNMGYKLFATAGTADFITEHGMAVQYLEVLNSEDNEKSEYSLTQHLANNNIDLYINLPSANRFRRPASYVSKGYKTRRMAIDYSVPLVTNVKCAKLLIEALSRNLTLDVSERDAQTSHRTVTIPGLINISTYVPNISNIVQGPPELKETSRLFLESGFTFCQIMPRAARGPVIVDGLSLKAASAASDGASYTNFCFTVAGTLNNTSTVVETVDTVSALFLPHHELKNKVTQVATLLKNWPSHRQVIAEAKTSDLASVLLLASLQNRPIHITGVSNKEDLSLIMTVKEKDPRVTCDVNVYSMFITQEQYPEGVFLPCDDDVEFFWEHLDAIDAFSVGALPTALATITGNKVDVGLGIKDALPLLLSAVEQGKLTIQDIVTRLHDNPVKIFNFPKQDAVVEIDLDYLFNHTKRWSPVSKTKLTGGIERVIINNETVVLSGELIALNPTGECIVKEATVEAANEQPTKRGFSTTAEKPKIFDSVELAEEAIIEPPLEQRLMSSKPPRELTTATAIQSLIRGNNPFKGRHILSIKQFSRSDFHALFAVAQEIKAAVAREGVLNLMRGHVLTTIFYEPSTRTNSSFIAAMERLGGRVVNINPNVSSVKKGETLQDTIRTLACYTDAIVMRHPDEMSVHIAAKYSPVPIINGGNGSREHPTQAFLDLYTIREEIGTVNGITVTFMGDLKHGRTVHSLCRLLMHYQVRINLVSPAELRLPESLREELYNAGMLGEESKELTPEIISKSDVLYCTRVQEERFKNREDYERLKDVYVVDNKILAHAKENMAIMHPLPRVNEIKEEVDYDHRAAYFRQMKYGLYVRMALLAMVLGVDQ; encoded by the coding sequence ATGACCTCTATTATCCCAACTCCTCCGGTCACCCCAGCTTTAAAATCAACTGGTGATAGATTAATCACCCTGGAATTACAAGATGGTACCTTGTTACAAGGTTATTCATTCGGTGCTGAAAAATCTACTGCCGGTGAATTGGTCTTCCAAACTGGTATGGTCGGTTATCCAGAATCCGTCACAGATCCTTCCTATGAGGGCCAAATCTTGGTCATTACATACCCTTTGGTCGGTAATTACGGTGTCCCTGATACTTCTTTAGAAGATGAGTTCGTAGAAGGTCTTCCAAGATACTTTGAAAGTAACAGAATTCATATTGCAGGTCTAGTAATCTCTCATTACACCGAAGATTACTCTCACTGGCTTGCTAACTCCTCCTTAGGTCAATGGCTGAAAAGAGAAGGCGTTCCTGCCATGTATGGTGTCGATACTAGAAATTTAACAAAACATTTAAGAGATTGTGGTTCTATGTTGGGTAGATTCGCTTTACAAAAACCAAATACTGACTCAATTCAAGCCACTTCTGTATCGTGGAGAAATTCATTCGATATCCCTGAGTGGATTAATCCAAATATCGAAAACTTAGTAGCCAAAGTCTCCACTGCTAAACCAAAGTTATACTTACCGCCAACTGACAATAAATTAGTTGATTTACAGAAAGGTCCAGATGGAAAAGTTTTAAGAATTGTCGCCATTGACGTAGGTATGAAATACAATCAAATACGTTGTTTCATCAAAAGAGGTGTCGAATTAATGGTCGTCCCATGGGATTATGATTTcaccaaagaagaatacGATGGTCTTTTCATTTCGAATGGTCCTGGTGATCCATCTATCCTTCACGATTTAGCCGCAAGATTACAATCTGTTGTTGAATCCAAGAAAACCCCCATTTTCGGTATCTGTTTAGGTCATCAATTATTAGCTAGAGCAACTGGTGCTGAAACtacaaaaatcaaattcgGTAATCGTGGTCATAATATCCCTTGTACCTCTACCATCAGTGGCCGTTGTTATATTACATCTCAAAACCACGGTTATGCCGTTGATGTCGAAACTTTAAAAGATGGCTGGAAACCTTTGTTTGTCAACGCCAATGACGGCACTAATGAAGGTATCTACCATTCTAAATTACCTTATTTCTCTGTCCAATTCCATCCAGAATCTACACCAGGTCCGAGAGATActgaatttttatttgacGTCTTCATCAAGGCTGTCAAAgaatacaaagaaaatcaaatcttAAAGCCAATTGAATTCCCAGGTGGTTTATTAGAAGACAATATCAGGGCCAATCCAAGAGTTGAAGCAAAGAAGGTCCTTGTTCTAGGTTCGGGTGGTTTGTCCATTGGTCAAGCAGGTGAATTCGACTATTCGGGTTCTCAAGCAATCAAGGCTTTAAAGGAAGAAGGTATTTACACTATTTTAATCAATCCTAATATCGCTACCATTCAAACTTCTAAAGGTCTTGCTGACAAGGTCTATTTCTTACCAGTTACTGCAGAATTCGTCAGAAAGGTCATTTTGCATGAACGTCCTGATGCCATTTATGTTACGTTTGGTGGCCAAACTGCTCTATCTGTCGGTATcgaattgaaagatgaatttgaagccCTAGGTGTTAAGGTCTTAGGTACACCAATTGATACCATTATTACCACCGAAGATCGTGAATTATTCGCTAATGccattgatgaaatcaatgaaaaatccGCCAAGTCCCAAGCTGCTAGTTCCATAGATGAAGCTTTAGCTGctgtaaaagaaattggttTCCCAGTTATCGTTCGTGCCGCCTATGCACTTGGTGGTCTTGGTTCCGGTTTCGCTAACAATGAAGAGGAATTAATTGATCTTTGTAACGTTGCATTTGCATCATCTCCTCAAGttcttgttgaaaaatCCATGAAGGGTTGGAAAGAAGTTGAGTACGAAGTTGTTCGTGATGCTTTTGATAACTGTATTACTGTATGTAACATGGAAAACTTTGATCCATTAGGTATTCACACAGGTGATTCTATTGTTGTCGCTCCTTCTCAAACACTTtcagatgaagaatataACATGTTAAGAACAACTGCTGTTAACGTCATCAGACATCTTGGTGTGGTCGGTGAATGTAACATTCAATATGCTTTGAATccattttcaaaggaaTATTGTATCATTGAAGTGAACGCTCGTTTATCCCGTTCATCTGCCTTAGCTTCTAAAGCCACTGGTTACCCATTAGCTTACACTGCTGCTAAATTAGGtttgaatatttcattaGACAAGGTCAAGAATGCTATCACAAGATCTACCTGTGCTTGTTTTGAACCATCATTAGATTACTGTGTTGTTAAAATGCCAAGATGGgatttaaagaaattctCAAGAGTCTCTACCCaattatcttcttctatgAAATCTGTTGGTGAAGTGATGAGTATTGGTAGAACATTCGAAGAAGCGATTCAAAAAGCTATCAGATCTATTGAGTACTCAAATTTTGGTTTCAACGAAACTGAGCTTGAAGCTGAagttgatgatgaattgtTGAATCCATCCGATTTAAGAATCTTTGCCATTGCTAATGCTTTCGGTAAATTAGGTTATTCTGTTGAACAAGTTTGGGAAATGACTAGAATTGATAAGTGGTTTTTGACAAAACTATACGACttaattcaattttctaAAGGTGTTTCTAGAATCGGCAGCATTGAAGAATTACCGGCTGAAGTTTTAAAACAAGCTAAACAACTTGGGTTTGATGATAGACAAGTCGCCAAATTCCTAAACTCCAATGAAGTTGCTATCCGTCGTCTAAGAAAGGAATTTGGTATTACTCCTTTTGTAAAACAAATTGATACTGTGGCAGCAGAATTTCCTGCTCATACAAACTACTTATACATGACCTACAATGCCTCTGCACATGATGTTGAATTTAACGATAATGGTGTTATGGTGTTAGGTTCCGGCGTCTACCGTATCGGTTCTTCTGTGGAATTCGATTGGTGTGCGGTCACTGCAGTTAGAACATTACGCGCTAATAACTTCAGAACTATTATGGTCAATTACAATCCAGAAACCGTTTCTACTGACTACGACGAAGCTGATAGACTTTACTTCGAAACAATCAACCTTGAAAGGATCTTGGATATCTATGAAGCTGAAAGCTCACATGGTGTTGTCGTGTCTATGGGTGGTCAAAcatctaataatattgcTATGTCATTACATCGTGAAAACGTGAAGATTTTGGGTACATCTCCGGATATGATTGACTCTGCAGAAAATCGTTACAAGTTTTCGCGTATGTTGGATCAAATCGGTGTTGATCAACCAGCCTGGAAAGAGTTGACTTCAATGGATGAAGCTGAAAAGTTCGCTCAAAAGGTTGGGTATCCTGTTTTAGTCCGTCCATCGTATGTTTTATCAGGTGCTGCAATGAACACTGTTTACTCCAAGAATGATTTGGAATCTTTCCTAAACCAAGCTGTAGAAGTTTCTCGTGACTATCCTGTCGTcattacaaaatatattgaaaatgccaaggaaattgaaatgGATGCTGTTGCAAGAAACGGTGAGTTAGTTATGCATGTTGTTTCCGAGCATGTTGAAAATGCAGGTGTTCATTCTGGTGACGCAACTTTAATTGTTCCACCTCAAGATTTAGCAAAAGAAACTGTCGATAGAATTGTGGTTGCAACTGCTAAGATTGGTAaagctttgaaaattacAGGTCCATACaacattcaattcattgCTAAGGATAATGAGATCAAGGTTATTGAATGTAACGTTCGTGCTTCTCGTTCTTTCCCATTCATTTCCAAGGTTGTTGGTGtcaatttaattgaattgGCAACGAAGGCCATTATGGGCTTACCATTTGATCCTTACCCTGTAGAGAAATTACCAGATGATTATGTTGCTGTTAAAGTTCcacaattttctttctcacGTTTAGCTGGCGCTGATCCTGTTTTAGGTGTGGAAATGGCTTCCACTGGTGAAGTTGCTACTTTTGGTCATTCCAAATATGAAGCTTATTTGAAGTCCCTGCTAGCAAGTGGTTTCAAATtgccaaagaaaaatattcttttatctGTCGGTTCCTTTAAGGAAAAGCAGGAATTGTTACCATCTATCCAAAAGCTATACAATATGGGTTACAAGTTATTTGCAACTGCTGGTACTGCGGATTTTATTACAGAACATGGTATGGCTGTCCAATACTTGGAAGTTTTGAATAgtgaagataatgaaaagtCAGAATACTCCTTGACACAACATTTAGCAAATAATAACATCGATTTGTACATCAATTTACCATCTGCTAATAGATTTCGTCGTCCAGCTTCTTATGTTTCTAAGGGTTACAAGACTCGTCGTATGGCTATTGATTATTCTGTTCCTCTTGTTACTAATGTGAAATGTGCTAAACTTTTGATTGAAGCCCTATCTAGAAATTTGACACTGGATGTTTCGGAGCGTGATGCACAGACCTCTCATAGAACTGTTACTATCCCAGGTTTGATCAACATTTCTACTTATGTTCCTAACATTTCCAATATTGTTCAAGGTCCTccagaattgaaagagacCTCTCGTTTATTCTTAGAATCAGGTTTCACATTCTGTCAAATCATGCCAAGGGCTGCAAGAGGACCTGTTATTGTTGACGGTCTATCATTAAAAGCTGCTTCTGCTGCATCAGATGGTGCTTCATACACGAATTTCTGTTTCACTGTCGCTGGTACTTTGAATAACACAAGCACAGTGGTGGAAACTGTTGATACGGTTagtgcattatttttacCACATCATGAATTAAAGAACAAAGTCACTCAGGTTGCTACTCTACTAAAGAATTGGCCAAGTCACAGGCAAGTTATTGCTGAAGCAAAAACTTCCGATTTGGCCTCAGTCCTTCTATTAGCCTCCTTACAAAATAGACCTATCCATATTACTGGTGTTTCAAACAAGGAAGATTTATCCCTAATCATGACCGTTAAGGAAAAGGATCCAAGAGTCACCTGTGATGTTAACGTTTATTCTATGTTCATCACTCAAGAACAATATCCAGAAGGTGTCTTCCTACCAtgtgatgatgatgttgaatttttctgGGAACATTTAGATGCCATTGATGCATTCTCAGTTGGTGCTCTTCCAACTGCCTTGGCTACTATTACAGGCAACAAGGTTGATGTCGGTTTAGGTATTAAAGATGCATTGCCATTATTACTATCTGCTGTTGAACAAGGCAAGTTGACAATTCAAGACATCGTCACCCGTTTACATGATAATCCAGTCAAGATTTTCAACTTCCCAAAGCAAGATGCGGTTGTAGAAATTGATTTAGACTACCTGTTCAATCACACAAAGAGATGGTCTCCAGTATCAAAGACCAAGTTAACGGGTGGTATTGAACGTGTTAttataaataatgaaactGTAGTTTTAAGTGGTGAGCTTATTGCATTGAATCCTACTGGGGAATGCATTGTTAAAGAAGCGACTGTAGAGGCGGCTAATGAACAACCAACGAAAAGAGGATTCTCAACTACAGCTGAAAAgccaaaaattttcgataGTGTTGAGCTTGCTGAAGAGGCAATCATTGAGCCACCTTTAGAACAAAGATTGATGTCTTCTAAACCACCAAGAGAGTTAACAACTGCAACAGCAATTCAATCCTTAATCCGTGGAAACAATCCATTCAAGGGTAGACATATCTTATCCATCAAACAATTCAGTCGTTCAGATTTCCATGCATTATTTGCTGTCgctcaagaaattaaagcCGCAGTTGCAAGGGAAGGTGTCTTGAACTTAATGAGAGGACATGTCTTAACCACAATCTTTTATGAACCATCTACCCGTACTAACTCTTCTTTCATCGCAGCTATGGAACGTCTAGGTGGTAGAGTTGTGAACATCAATCCAAATGTTTCTTCTGTTAAAAAGGGTGAAACTTTACAAGATACAATCAGAACCCTAGCTTGCTACACTGATGCTATTGTTATGCGTCATCCAGATGAAATGTCCGTTCATATTGCAGCTAAATATTCTCCAGTCCCAATTATCAACGGTGGAAATGGTTCTCGTGAACATCCAACTCAAGCATTCCTTGACTTATACACCATCCGTGAAGAAATCGGTACAGTCAATGGTATCACAGTTACATTCATGGGTGATTTGAAGCATGGTAGAACTGTTCATTCCTTATGTCGTCTATTAATGCATTATCAAGTTAGAATCAATTTGGTTTCACCAGCAGAATTGAGATTACCAGAATCATTGAGGGAAGAATTGTACAATGCAGGTATGTTAGGAGAAGAAAGTAAAGAATTAACCCCAGAAATCATTTCCAAGTCTGATGTCTTATACTGCACTAGGGtacaagaagaaagattcaaGAACAGGGAAGATTACGAACGCTTAAAGGACGTTTACGTTGTTGACAACAAGATTCTTGCTCACGCCAAGGAAAACATGGCTATCATGCATCCATTGCCTAGAGTCAATGAAATTAAGGAAGAAGTCGACTATGACCATCGTGCAGCTTACTTCAGACAAATGAAGTACGGTTTATACGTCAGAATGGCGCTCTTAGCAATGGTTTTAGGAGTTGAccaataa